TGGGGCATAAAAAAAGACGCGAGAGTCAGTCAGCAGGGAGGGGGGTCTTGTAGTGAACCTATGCAAAGCGGTCATGGTCTAATTATTGAGAGTGGAAAGTTTGAAACCTTGCTACGGGGCATGGGACCGTAGCACAGATTTTCGACCAAGCAAAGAGGTGCAATTTAAAACCATTAGATCTACCAAATGTCACAATAAAGGTCACACACTTTAGAACAACACAGACGTTGAAAGGTTAGGTACATTTACTTGAAAGGCACCTTTCACTGACGGAATGTTCCTTTGATAAATCACTCATGAGGTGCGTGACAACACTGTCGACTTTCGGatttatttcattcacattCCAGTGCAGTGCAGGTGTACATCGtggtaaaccacagcctcttttacagcaccgtccaagacgcagtgtcgcggaaaaaaataacagctctggtttgcaagaatgtgtagtgcagtgtagtgtagtgtagtgtagtgtagtgtagtgtagtgtagtgtagtgtagtgtactgtagtgtagtgtagtgcagtgcagtgtagtgtagtgtacagtttagtgtagtgtagtgtagtgtagtgtacagtttagtgtagtgtagtgtagtgtagtgtagtgcagtgcagtgcagtgtagcgtagcgtagtgtagtgtagtgtagtgtagtgtagtgaaaATAACGTTTTCCGGCGTTGTTCAGTAACATAGAATTAGTACACATGAGGCAAGATGAAATCTCGAATGGTTCTTGTCGACGGcagaaacatacatatattgatttAAATGTGAGAAATTGTTTAGTATTCCGAGTACTATACTGCAGGGGGAAGGGGGACATGATCATagcacaatacatgtatgacagtaTTCCATAACACGTGACGCTCCTCCGTACCCATCCTCACTTGGCTCCCTAAAATTTTGATTCAATATATAATAACTGTCACCTCCTTGTGTAGAAATACACTACCTCTATCATGTATGCTGTTATGCGGAAATTCAAttcaaatgcaaataaaatagttttgttgtgtatgtatgtatgtatgtatgtatgtatgtatgtatgtatgtatgtatgtatgtatgtatgtatgtatgtatgtatgtatgtatgtatgtatgtatgtatgtatgtatgtatgtatgtatgtatgtatgtatgtatgtatgtatgtatgtacgtacgtacgtacgtacgtacgtatgtaaacaaccatcaaagaaatataaaaatattgctTGATATACACAGTGGGTTTGGTTTTACTTTCATGCGTGTAGCGAGTGAAGTCACAGTGCAACAAGCAATACTGTGAATTTCTTATGTGTCAACACTACACTATACTCACACATTATACCAttcttatgttttttttaaaactagcTGCAATAGGAactcttgtttgtttttttccgaaaaaagtacaataaattacatgtaatataatacaCTTAAccgtattgcatcacctgtgggtaaacataatTTGTGTGCCTGTATACACGAtgaataaaatcaaattgaattttgggtCAACACTTACAAATCAGCTCCACAAATGTCggatttttaatatttgaacatttgtcAGCCGAAAAATGACGCTTACagtactccagttacaactcgttcagttttaacatggtgctaaattcaaaaccaaacttGCACTCagagatttaaacttgccattACACTAGGTACATATGACATTGACCACTAATCAACAGATAAAGTGATTGAGTAATTTTAGTGAATGTGTCTTTGATAGTTGATGAAGGTTGCAACTAGGTTAAATGCAAATTTCGTTGCAGATAGTATCAAATGTATGTTCACAGAATTACTTGAAAATAGCAGCCCTGTTTGAACTACAGAGAACTTATACACGATACGGACGGAGGCTCTAGcacacacatattttttctGCAATTCATGATCATCGAAGACGTGCCGGTCAAGTCTCCGTATGTATTGCCTGAACTATGTTGACCTCAGCTCGGTCAAGGTGACTAGATTGATAGGTGTATTTGATTCATTATCACAACCACTGTTGTATATCAATTAAAAGAGAATGAAACTCGTCGTTGTCAAAGCACACACGGTCTTGTAAATGGTGTCACCTTGGAATCGAAGCGGCCGTTTTATTTGAGCTCACCGATGATTCAACAAAGAAAACCATAGCACCTGAAAAAGTGGTCGGCTAGTTCGCTAAAACAAAGTCGTACTAACATTGCTATGTTTATTGAGATAGATTGTTGTCACACTCTATAATGTGACGATATCGATCTGATAACATAACAAATCTgctagtaagatatttgttgaacTAGACGACGTTTCGATTGTCATGGTTTAAAGTCATAAGTTGTTAAACAGAGAAAACGTTTTTATTTGCAGATGGACAACGCCGCCTACGACAACATCTCACAACACTCCGACGTCTCATCAGGAAGTGGATCGTCTTCTCAAAATTCAGTGACGTCATCTGATCCTATCTATCAATATGCAACTCCCGAGGGAGAAATCAAGACCAGGAGGTTTTCTCATCCTGCCTACACCAAGGAAATACGCTTTCAACCTATCCGAAGAAGACTCTGCTGGTCCTCATCAAAAGCGTTGATCATTGGTTTCTCCCTATTGGTCGTCTCACTCGTCATAGCTGGGGGCATCGCAGCATACATGATTAGTAAGTGTAACAAACAAATCACAACctgaaatgtacaatacatgtagttctaatTCTTTGACGATACcataaaaatgataaacaaaacaacactttttttCAACTTAGCATTGATAACACACGTAATGTTATATTACCACATTATACCTAATCTGTATGCGATTGGTGGGGACTCGAATTGGAATCCTTTGTCAGTGACATACTTCAACCAGGGTGACTGGGGTAGACCACTGCTTCGGTAACATTCATGCGTGACTTGTTGTCCCATCTTTTACAAAATAAGATACTGTATTACAATTCTTTCCCGAATATTTTTACCTAATTTTAGTTTCAAACTGTTTAATTGTTGTGTACATATGCCTTGTCCAACATAGGAATATATTATCAAGTTACAGGAATGTAAAGTTCTCTGCTTACATATTTTGAACATATATGAGAGGGCGCTCTTATATTGTGAAATAACATTAATGACAGGAaattgtggggtttttttaaaaacatataattTTTAAAAGCTCTagtacaaaacatattttaaatttgtgGGTTTCTCCGATTTCACTTGAAATTTGTGCCAAGATAAACTAACCTAAAGAATGTGGGAAAAAACACCACTTCGTACAATAACACCCACTTTTGTATTTACCAGGAATGCGAGATACATCTAGCAGTAGTGCAGATACTAATGTGCAGTTACCAAACAGTGAGAATACTGGCACGCAGGATACAACACAACATCCTGAACCACCTACTGGTTTGACCACAAAATCGACACACACTACCCAGAAAACAGAAACATCAGGTCTTGCATCGACAGAAACAGCGGGTCTTCTCAATTCTTCACCAATGTCTACAATAGACAAGATACCAGACATTATGACAACAGAGACAGACGATGATATCAGCAGCACTACGAACGCACCAGGCCCTAGTTTGACTACGACTGTATCGTCCTTTTATCAGTCAACTGTCACTGTGAAAGAAACTGTATTACCTGCTACTACACACAGATCTGAAACGAGGGCACAGACAACGAGATCCAGTCAAACTGAACAGCATAGCGGTGATAGGACCACAATCCCACTAAAGCGAGAACAAACGACACGATCTAACACTGATGCTCCCATTTTGACCACGAATTCTGGCAATGGAGAAAAAGCAAGTAAGTATTGTCAAAATTTCATCCACgcttaaaaaaaatattcgatTGTCTTCCTTGCGCATTCAGAGAGCAAGTGAACTTACAGGCAGTTAAGATATATTTTTAATCAGCCCGCTGGCTACTTCATCATGACGTGCGCCCTCAGTGACAGTTACGAATGCAAAATACTGATGTTACAATCTTTCGCCGCTGGTGGCATACTTCGTAATCTTAGAGTACATTCTTGCTATGTGcggaaatattttattttttgcaatCGTAATGTTAGACTGTAACAGCTCTCTGCTACACTACGGCAACTGTTTCCAAGACAACAAATATGTTGAATTACCTAGTAACCACGTTAATTGCCATAACGACTTCAACTAAATTTATTTCCTTACAGTTCATAATAAACAAGAAATGCCatcaataaattgaaataaagataacttaaaataaataagtaaattaaaataaatcGAATTATAATAAATTGAGGAATAAATCGGTAAAATCTCATTTGCTGCATCTCAATTTTCGCTATATTTCCAAGATGGTGATAAACTCAACATGATTGAAACTTCATGCCACGTAACTCTTATGATCCGAGATTAAATTAATTGTATATGCAAAGGTTAACGCACGCCGGACTAGGTACATATGTAGCTATCAATTCGAACCATCGAATGTATAATGCAATGACAATGAAATAAGCATACACGAAGTATAATTAACATTCTAACTAGGCATATATAAGGTAAACACATCTGTGTGATGAAAATGATTTATGGTTTAACTTTTCACATTggatttaatttttaaaaagagaGAATGGCCAATACAACTCAGAGTTCCAGAAACGGCCCCTATGAAGAAAAGTACAGTCTGCTTTACCCTCGAGTAAAAGAGAATAGTTTCTAAATATTGTTTACTGTATTGGTTTCATTTCTAGAAAATGGACAAAGTGGACGTGAGTGTATAGACGCTGAAACCGGTATTACTTATCAACATGGCGACTCTTGGATACTGGGGTGTGATGAATGTCGTTGTAATGACAGTAGTGTTTATTGCAATGACATAGGTTGTCCCGATGGTAAGtccaatttcattttcttttgaagcAAAGACTGACAGTACTGAATTTTCTCCAACAACACTAAAACATACATTACTAACAATACAAACCAGAAAGACCAAAACATAATGGACTCCTATgcgtaaacaaacaaacaaacaaataaataaataaataaataaataaataaataaataaataaataaataaataaataaatacattaataaataaattaataaaaaatattattaatagaAACTATGAGAACCTGGTTGGATGTGAGACTGAACGACccgtcgttgatggcgctcgTATACACAACAGTGAATTTCTTAATGTAGATGGGTGCTAGTTCTCAAACTCATAATATTCGAATTCTGTATTCGATTCTcctaaattattattgtataaACTGCTTTTCTATCGTTTTCTATCTTGAAGGTCAATCAACTACACCACGAGGAGGTTGTTACATGAATGCTACCATCTTTATTCCAAATGGGGAAACTTGGTATACGAAGTGTGGTCACTGTTACTGCGATGATGGACTTCCAGTGTGCGCAAAGGAAGCATGCACAGAACCAGTATGTGAACGCCCTATAGACGTACCTGGAGCGTGCTGCCAAGTATGTCCTGatggtaaatattttaaatgatctattatattatgtatgaaAGAATTAATTTTACAAAAGTCCAGCCAAAACATGCCCAAACTGCCGGAAAGCTAATTAAAACCAAATGAGCCTCGAAATGATCGAAAATCTAAACTAAaaattgattatgcaaatggtTCGAAACtgtttttttgaaatatgaggTTGTCGCTGAAGGGTCATTGATATATGCTCTATTGTTCAATGGTCA
This Glandiceps talaboti chromosome 13, keGlaTala1.1, whole genome shotgun sequence DNA region includes the following protein-coding sequences:
- the LOC144444940 gene encoding uncharacterized protein LOC144444940 produces the protein MDNAAYDNISQHSDVSSGSGSSSQNSVTSSDPIYQYATPEGEIKTRRFSHPAYTKEIRFQPIRRRLCWSSSKALIIGFSLLVVSLVIAGGIAAYMIRMRDTSSSSADTNVQLPNSENTGTQDTTQHPEPPTGLTTKSTHTTQKTETSGLASTETAGLLNSSPMSTIDKIPDIMTTETDDDISSTTNAPGPSLTTTVSSFYQSTVTVKETVLPATTHRSETRAQTTRSSQTEQHSGDRTTIPLKREQTTRSNTDAPILTTNSGNGEKAKNGQSGRECIDAETGITYQHGDSWILGCDECRCNDSSVYCNDIGCPDETMRTWLDVRLNDPSLMALVYTTVNFLM